A single Dunckerocampus dactyliophorus isolate RoL2022-P2 chromosome 2, RoL_Ddac_1.1, whole genome shotgun sequence DNA region contains:
- the aclyb gene encoding ATP-citrate synthase isoform X1 has translation MSAKAISEQTGKEFLSKYICTSVAVQNRFRYVSVTAETNWAHLMQEHPWLLTEKLVVKPDQLIKRRGKLGLVGIDLDLQGVQEWLKSRLMKETTVGKAKGVLKNFLIEPFVAHKQEEEFYLCIYATREGDHVLFHHEGGVEVGEVDAKAQRLMVAIDDKLSEDQVTQQLLTHVPDDRKEILAGFIVGLFNLYEDLYFTYLEINPLVVTQDAVYILDMAAKIDATADYICKAKWGNVEFPPPFGREAYPEEAYIADLDAKSGASLKLTLLNPRGRIWTMVAGGGASVVYSDTICDLGGVDELANYGEYSGAPSEQQTYDYAKTILSLMTREKHPEGKVLIIGGSIANFTNVAATFKGIVRAIKDYQGPLKEHEVTIFVRRGGPNYQEGLRVMGEVGKTTGIPIHVFGTETHMTAIVGMALGHKPIPNQPPVDAHTANFLLNSSNNVMTPATTRTASFSESRMSNDITPAKRCKAGRSADPLHSLLWPLKNVVTGDWKEVQASSGCSGAKATTLFSKHTKAVIWGMQTRAVQGMLDFDYVCSREEPSVAAMVYPFTGDHKQKFYWGHKEILLPVYKNMADAMKKHPGVDVLISFASLRSAFDSTMEVMKFPQIHTIAIIAEGIPEAQTRKMIKKADEKGVTIIGPATVGGIKPGCFKIGNTGGMLDNILASKLYRPGSVAYVSRSGGMSNELNNIISRTTDGVYEGVAIGGDRYPGSTFMDHVLRYQDTPGVKMIVVLGEIGGTEEYKICQGIKEGTITKPVVCWCIGTCATMFASEVQFGHAGACANQATETAVAKNQALREAGAYVPKSFDELGDVIRTVYDELVASGTIVPAQEVPPPTVPMDYSWARELGLIRKPASFMTSICDERGQELIYAGMPITEVFKEEMGLGGVLGLLWFQRRLPRYACQFVEMCLMVTADHGPAVSGAHNTIVCARAGKDLISSLTSGLLTIGDRFGGALDAAAKQFSKAFDSGMLPMEFVNKMKKDGKLIMGIGHRVKSINNPDMRVQILKDFVKQHFPSTHLLDYALDVEKITTSKKPNLILNVDGFIGVAFVDLLRTCGGFTRDEADEFVEIGALNGIFVLGRSMGFIGHYLDQKRLKQGLYRHPWDDISYVLPEHMSI, from the exons ATGTCGGCGAAAGCCATCTCGGAGCAGACTGGAAAGGAGTTCTTGTCCAAGTACATCTGCACCTCGGTGGCTGTACAAAACCGGTTCCGCTATGTCAGTGTTACCGCTGAGACCAACTGGGCTCATCTCATGCAGGAGCATCCATGGCTGCTCACAGAA AAATTGGTGGTGAAGCCAGACCAGCTGATCAAGCGACGCGGTAAACTGGGACTGGTGGGAATCGACTTGGACCTGCAGGGTGTTCAGGAGTGGCTCAAAAGCCGCCTCATGAAGGAGACCACC GTGGGTAAGGCAAAGGGTGTGCTGAAGAACTTCCTCATCGAGCCATTTGTTGCGCACAAACAG GAGGAAGAGTTTTATTTGTGCATCTACGCCACACGTGAGGGTGACCACGTGCTCTTCCACCACGAGGGGGGCGTTGAAGTGGGCGAGGTGGATGCCAAAGCCCAGCGGCTGATGGTTGCCATTGATGACAAGCTCAGTGAGGATCAAGTGACACAGCAGCTGCTCACACACGTTCCTGATGACAGGAAAGA AATCCTGGCCGGCTTTATAGTGGGTCTGTTCAACCTCTATGAGGACCTCTATTTCACCTACCTGGAGATCAACCCTTTAG TCGTTACCCAGGATGCTGTTTACATCCTGGACATGGCAGCTAAGATTGATGCCACAGCTGATTATATCTGCAAGGCCAAGTGGGGGAATGTGGAGTTTCCACCACCTTTTGGTAGAGAGGCCTATCCAGAG GAGGCCTATATAGCTGATCTGGATGCAAAGAGTGGAGCCAGTCTCAAGCTGACGCTACTAAACCCTCGTGGCAGGATCTGGACAATGGTGGCAGGGGGAGGTGCTTCTGTAGTATACAG CGACACCATCTGTGACTTGGGCGGTGTGGACGAGCTCGCAAACTATGGCGAGTACTCTGGTGCACCCAGCGAGCAGCAGACCTATGACTATGCCAAAACTATCCTGTCCCTCATGACTCGTGAAAAACACCCAGAAG GCAAGGTGCTGATCATTGGAGGAAGTATTGCCAACTTTACCAATGTTGCAGCCACCTTCAAG GGCATCGTTAGGGCCATCAAAGACTACCAAGGTCCTCTGAAGGAGCATGAGGTCACCATCTTTGTTCGACGTGGTGGCCCCAACTACCAGGAGGGGCTCAGGGTGATGGGGGAAGTGG ggAAGACCACTGGTATTCCTATCCATGTGTTTGGAACAGAGACCCATATGACCGCCATTGTTGGTATGGCCCTGGGACACAAGCCCATCCCCAACCAGCCGCCAGTAGATGCACATACTGCCAACTTCCTCCTGAATTCAAGCAACAATGTCATG ACTCCGGCTACCACAAGGACCGCCTCTTTCTCTGAATCCAGGATGTCCAATGATATCACTCCTGCCAAAAGGTGTAAAGCAGGTCGTTCAGCAG ACCCTCTTCATTCACTACTGTGGCCTCTGAAGAATGTGGTCACAGGTGATTGGAAAG AAGTACAGGCCTCATCAGGCTGCAGTGGAG CCAAAGCCACCACGCTCTTCAGCAAACACACCAAGGCAGTCATCTGGGGAATGCAGACGCGAGCTGTACAAGGAATGCTGGACTTTGACTATGTCTGCTCCCGAGAGGAACCCTCAGTAGCCGCCATGGTTTACCCATTCAC tgGGGATCACAAGCAGAAATTTTACTGGGGCCACAAAGAGATCCTGTTGCCGGTCTACAAGAACATGGCCGATGCCATGAAGAAGCACCCCGGGGTGGACGTGCTGATCAGCTTTGCGTCACTGCGCTCAGCCTTCGACAGCACCATGGAGGTCATGAAGTTCCCGCAG ATTCACACCATCGCCATAATTGCTGAGGGCATCCCTGAAGCTCAGACCAGGAAGATGATCAAGAAGGCGGACGAGAAAGGCGTCACTATCATTGGCCCAGCCACA GTTGGTGGCATCAAGCCGGGTTGTTTCAAGATAGGCAACACCGGTGGCATGCTGGATAACATTCTCGCTTCCAAGCTTTATCGTCCAGGCAGCGTTGCGTACGTGTCGCGTTCAGGGGGCATGTCCAACGAGCTGAACAACATCATCTCTCGTACTACTGACGGCGTCTACGAGGGTGTGGCCATCGGAGGAGACAG ATACCCGGGCTCCACATTTATGGACCACGTCCTTCGCTACCAGGACACTCCAGGGGTTAAGATGATCGTGGTGCTGGGAGAG ATTGGTGGCACAGAGGAGTACAAAATCTGCCAAGGTATCAAAGAGGGCACGATCACCAAACCAGTGGTGTGCTGGTGTATCGGAACCTGCGCTACCATGTTTGCATCAGAG GTCCAATTCGGCCATGCCGGAGCATGTGCCAACCAAGCAACGGAGACTGCAGTGGCCAAGAACCAGGCCCTGAGGGAAGCCGGAGCTTATGTACCTAAGAGCTTTGACGAGCTGGGTGATGTCATCAG GACTGTTTATGATGAACTGGTGGCCAGTGGGACCATTGTTCCTGCCCAGGAGGTGCCGCCCCCAACTGTACCCATGGATTACTCTTGGGCCAGG GAATTAGGCCTGATCCGTAAACCAGCCTCCTTCATGACCAGCATCTGTGACGAGCGAGGCCAGGAGCTCATCTACGCCGGCATGCCCATCACTGAGGTCTTCAAAGAGGAGATGGGTTTAGGAGGAGTGTTGGGACTGCTCTGGTTCCAACGCAG GTTGCCACGCTATGCCTGCCAGTTCGTTGAGATGTGCCTGATGGTGACTGCTGACCATGGGCCTGCTGTCTCTGGGGCACACAACACCATCGTCTGTGCACGAGCTGGGAAGGACCTCATCTCTAGCCTCACGTCTGGCCTGCTCACTATC GGAGACCGTTTTGGCGGGGCACTCGATGCAGCCGCTAAGCAGTTTAGCAAGGCCTTTGATAGCGGCATGCTGCCTATGGAGTTTGTcaacaagatgaagaaggaTGGCAAGCTCATCATGGGCATTGGACACCGCGTCAAATCA ATCAACAACCCGGACATGCGGGTGCAGATACTCAAGGACTTTGTGAAGCAGCATTTTCCTTCTACTCATCTGCTTGACTACGCCTTAGATGTGGAGAAGATCACCACCTCCAAG AAACCCAACCTTATCCTCAATGTAGATGGTTTTATTGGTGTTGCCTTCGTGGACCTACTTAGGACCTGTGGTGGCTTCACACG
- the aclyb gene encoding ATP-citrate synthase isoform X2: MSAKAISEQTGKEFLSKYICTSVAVQNRFRYVSVTAETNWAHLMQEHPWLLTEKLVVKPDQLIKRRGKLGLVGIDLDLQGVQEWLKSRLMKETTVGKAKGVLKNFLIEPFVAHKQEEEFYLCIYATREGDHVLFHHEGGVEVGEVDAKAQRLMVAIDDKLSEDQVTQQLLTHVPDDRKEILAGFIVGLFNLYEDLYFTYLEINPLVVTQDAVYILDMAAKIDATADYICKAKWGNVEFPPPFGREAYPEEAYIADLDAKSGASLKLTLLNPRGRIWTMVAGGGASVVYSDTICDLGGVDELANYGEYSGAPSEQQTYDYAKTILSLMTREKHPEGKVLIIGGSIANFTNVAATFKGIVRAIKDYQGPLKEHEVTIFVRRGGPNYQEGLRVMGEVGKTTGIPIHVFGTETHMTAIVGMALGHKPIPNQPPVDAHTANFLLNSSNNVMTPATTRTASFSESRMSNDITPAKRCKAGRSADPLHSLLWPLKNVVTGDWKAKATTLFSKHTKAVIWGMQTRAVQGMLDFDYVCSREEPSVAAMVYPFTGDHKQKFYWGHKEILLPVYKNMADAMKKHPGVDVLISFASLRSAFDSTMEVMKFPQIHTIAIIAEGIPEAQTRKMIKKADEKGVTIIGPATVGGIKPGCFKIGNTGGMLDNILASKLYRPGSVAYVSRSGGMSNELNNIISRTTDGVYEGVAIGGDRYPGSTFMDHVLRYQDTPGVKMIVVLGEIGGTEEYKICQGIKEGTITKPVVCWCIGTCATMFASEVQFGHAGACANQATETAVAKNQALREAGAYVPKSFDELGDVIRTVYDELVASGTIVPAQEVPPPTVPMDYSWARELGLIRKPASFMTSICDERGQELIYAGMPITEVFKEEMGLGGVLGLLWFQRRLPRYACQFVEMCLMVTADHGPAVSGAHNTIVCARAGKDLISSLTSGLLTIGDRFGGALDAAAKQFSKAFDSGMLPMEFVNKMKKDGKLIMGIGHRVKSINNPDMRVQILKDFVKQHFPSTHLLDYALDVEKITTSKKPNLILNVDGFIGVAFVDLLRTCGGFTRDEADEFVEIGALNGIFVLGRSMGFIGHYLDQKRLKQGLYRHPWDDISYVLPEHMSI; the protein is encoded by the exons ATGTCGGCGAAAGCCATCTCGGAGCAGACTGGAAAGGAGTTCTTGTCCAAGTACATCTGCACCTCGGTGGCTGTACAAAACCGGTTCCGCTATGTCAGTGTTACCGCTGAGACCAACTGGGCTCATCTCATGCAGGAGCATCCATGGCTGCTCACAGAA AAATTGGTGGTGAAGCCAGACCAGCTGATCAAGCGACGCGGTAAACTGGGACTGGTGGGAATCGACTTGGACCTGCAGGGTGTTCAGGAGTGGCTCAAAAGCCGCCTCATGAAGGAGACCACC GTGGGTAAGGCAAAGGGTGTGCTGAAGAACTTCCTCATCGAGCCATTTGTTGCGCACAAACAG GAGGAAGAGTTTTATTTGTGCATCTACGCCACACGTGAGGGTGACCACGTGCTCTTCCACCACGAGGGGGGCGTTGAAGTGGGCGAGGTGGATGCCAAAGCCCAGCGGCTGATGGTTGCCATTGATGACAAGCTCAGTGAGGATCAAGTGACACAGCAGCTGCTCACACACGTTCCTGATGACAGGAAAGA AATCCTGGCCGGCTTTATAGTGGGTCTGTTCAACCTCTATGAGGACCTCTATTTCACCTACCTGGAGATCAACCCTTTAG TCGTTACCCAGGATGCTGTTTACATCCTGGACATGGCAGCTAAGATTGATGCCACAGCTGATTATATCTGCAAGGCCAAGTGGGGGAATGTGGAGTTTCCACCACCTTTTGGTAGAGAGGCCTATCCAGAG GAGGCCTATATAGCTGATCTGGATGCAAAGAGTGGAGCCAGTCTCAAGCTGACGCTACTAAACCCTCGTGGCAGGATCTGGACAATGGTGGCAGGGGGAGGTGCTTCTGTAGTATACAG CGACACCATCTGTGACTTGGGCGGTGTGGACGAGCTCGCAAACTATGGCGAGTACTCTGGTGCACCCAGCGAGCAGCAGACCTATGACTATGCCAAAACTATCCTGTCCCTCATGACTCGTGAAAAACACCCAGAAG GCAAGGTGCTGATCATTGGAGGAAGTATTGCCAACTTTACCAATGTTGCAGCCACCTTCAAG GGCATCGTTAGGGCCATCAAAGACTACCAAGGTCCTCTGAAGGAGCATGAGGTCACCATCTTTGTTCGACGTGGTGGCCCCAACTACCAGGAGGGGCTCAGGGTGATGGGGGAAGTGG ggAAGACCACTGGTATTCCTATCCATGTGTTTGGAACAGAGACCCATATGACCGCCATTGTTGGTATGGCCCTGGGACACAAGCCCATCCCCAACCAGCCGCCAGTAGATGCACATACTGCCAACTTCCTCCTGAATTCAAGCAACAATGTCATG ACTCCGGCTACCACAAGGACCGCCTCTTTCTCTGAATCCAGGATGTCCAATGATATCACTCCTGCCAAAAGGTGTAAAGCAGGTCGTTCAGCAG ACCCTCTTCATTCACTACTGTGGCCTCTGAAGAATGTGGTCACAGGTGATTGGAAAG CCAAAGCCACCACGCTCTTCAGCAAACACACCAAGGCAGTCATCTGGGGAATGCAGACGCGAGCTGTACAAGGAATGCTGGACTTTGACTATGTCTGCTCCCGAGAGGAACCCTCAGTAGCCGCCATGGTTTACCCATTCAC tgGGGATCACAAGCAGAAATTTTACTGGGGCCACAAAGAGATCCTGTTGCCGGTCTACAAGAACATGGCCGATGCCATGAAGAAGCACCCCGGGGTGGACGTGCTGATCAGCTTTGCGTCACTGCGCTCAGCCTTCGACAGCACCATGGAGGTCATGAAGTTCCCGCAG ATTCACACCATCGCCATAATTGCTGAGGGCATCCCTGAAGCTCAGACCAGGAAGATGATCAAGAAGGCGGACGAGAAAGGCGTCACTATCATTGGCCCAGCCACA GTTGGTGGCATCAAGCCGGGTTGTTTCAAGATAGGCAACACCGGTGGCATGCTGGATAACATTCTCGCTTCCAAGCTTTATCGTCCAGGCAGCGTTGCGTACGTGTCGCGTTCAGGGGGCATGTCCAACGAGCTGAACAACATCATCTCTCGTACTACTGACGGCGTCTACGAGGGTGTGGCCATCGGAGGAGACAG ATACCCGGGCTCCACATTTATGGACCACGTCCTTCGCTACCAGGACACTCCAGGGGTTAAGATGATCGTGGTGCTGGGAGAG ATTGGTGGCACAGAGGAGTACAAAATCTGCCAAGGTATCAAAGAGGGCACGATCACCAAACCAGTGGTGTGCTGGTGTATCGGAACCTGCGCTACCATGTTTGCATCAGAG GTCCAATTCGGCCATGCCGGAGCATGTGCCAACCAAGCAACGGAGACTGCAGTGGCCAAGAACCAGGCCCTGAGGGAAGCCGGAGCTTATGTACCTAAGAGCTTTGACGAGCTGGGTGATGTCATCAG GACTGTTTATGATGAACTGGTGGCCAGTGGGACCATTGTTCCTGCCCAGGAGGTGCCGCCCCCAACTGTACCCATGGATTACTCTTGGGCCAGG GAATTAGGCCTGATCCGTAAACCAGCCTCCTTCATGACCAGCATCTGTGACGAGCGAGGCCAGGAGCTCATCTACGCCGGCATGCCCATCACTGAGGTCTTCAAAGAGGAGATGGGTTTAGGAGGAGTGTTGGGACTGCTCTGGTTCCAACGCAG GTTGCCACGCTATGCCTGCCAGTTCGTTGAGATGTGCCTGATGGTGACTGCTGACCATGGGCCTGCTGTCTCTGGGGCACACAACACCATCGTCTGTGCACGAGCTGGGAAGGACCTCATCTCTAGCCTCACGTCTGGCCTGCTCACTATC GGAGACCGTTTTGGCGGGGCACTCGATGCAGCCGCTAAGCAGTTTAGCAAGGCCTTTGATAGCGGCATGCTGCCTATGGAGTTTGTcaacaagatgaagaaggaTGGCAAGCTCATCATGGGCATTGGACACCGCGTCAAATCA ATCAACAACCCGGACATGCGGGTGCAGATACTCAAGGACTTTGTGAAGCAGCATTTTCCTTCTACTCATCTGCTTGACTACGCCTTAGATGTGGAGAAGATCACCACCTCCAAG AAACCCAACCTTATCCTCAATGTAGATGGTTTTATTGGTGTTGCCTTCGTGGACCTACTTAGGACCTGTGGTGGCTTCACACG
- the aclyb gene encoding ATP-citrate synthase isoform X3, giving the protein MSAKAISEQTGKEFLSKYICTSVAVQNRFRYVSVTAETNWAHLMQEHPWLLTEKLVVKPDQLIKRRGKLGLVGIDLDLQGVQEWLKSRLMKETTVGKAKGVLKNFLIEPFVAHKQEEEFYLCIYATREGDHVLFHHEGGVEVGEVDAKAQRLMVAIDDKLSEDQVTQQLLTHVPDDRKEILAGFIVGLFNLYEDLYFTYLEINPLVVTQDAVYILDMAAKIDATADYICKAKWGNVEFPPPFGREAYPEEAYIADLDAKSGASLKLTLLNPRGRIWTMVAGGGASVVYSDTICDLGGVDELANYGEYSGAPSEQQTYDYAKTILSLMTREKHPEGKVLIIGGSIANFTNVAATFKGIVRAIKDYQGPLKEHEVTIFVRRGGPNYQEGLRVMGEVGKTTGIPIHVFGTETHMTAIVGMALGHKPIPNQPPVDAHTANFLLNSSNNVMTPATTRTASFSESRMSNDITPAKRCKAGRSAAKATTLFSKHTKAVIWGMQTRAVQGMLDFDYVCSREEPSVAAMVYPFTGDHKQKFYWGHKEILLPVYKNMADAMKKHPGVDVLISFASLRSAFDSTMEVMKFPQIHTIAIIAEGIPEAQTRKMIKKADEKGVTIIGPATVGGIKPGCFKIGNTGGMLDNILASKLYRPGSVAYVSRSGGMSNELNNIISRTTDGVYEGVAIGGDRYPGSTFMDHVLRYQDTPGVKMIVVLGEIGGTEEYKICQGIKEGTITKPVVCWCIGTCATMFASEVQFGHAGACANQATETAVAKNQALREAGAYVPKSFDELGDVIRTVYDELVASGTIVPAQEVPPPTVPMDYSWARELGLIRKPASFMTSICDERGQELIYAGMPITEVFKEEMGLGGVLGLLWFQRRLPRYACQFVEMCLMVTADHGPAVSGAHNTIVCARAGKDLISSLTSGLLTIGDRFGGALDAAAKQFSKAFDSGMLPMEFVNKMKKDGKLIMGIGHRVKSINNPDMRVQILKDFVKQHFPSTHLLDYALDVEKITTSKKPNLILNVDGFIGVAFVDLLRTCGGFTRDEADEFVEIGALNGIFVLGRSMGFIGHYLDQKRLKQGLYRHPWDDISYVLPEHMSI; this is encoded by the exons ATGTCGGCGAAAGCCATCTCGGAGCAGACTGGAAAGGAGTTCTTGTCCAAGTACATCTGCACCTCGGTGGCTGTACAAAACCGGTTCCGCTATGTCAGTGTTACCGCTGAGACCAACTGGGCTCATCTCATGCAGGAGCATCCATGGCTGCTCACAGAA AAATTGGTGGTGAAGCCAGACCAGCTGATCAAGCGACGCGGTAAACTGGGACTGGTGGGAATCGACTTGGACCTGCAGGGTGTTCAGGAGTGGCTCAAAAGCCGCCTCATGAAGGAGACCACC GTGGGTAAGGCAAAGGGTGTGCTGAAGAACTTCCTCATCGAGCCATTTGTTGCGCACAAACAG GAGGAAGAGTTTTATTTGTGCATCTACGCCACACGTGAGGGTGACCACGTGCTCTTCCACCACGAGGGGGGCGTTGAAGTGGGCGAGGTGGATGCCAAAGCCCAGCGGCTGATGGTTGCCATTGATGACAAGCTCAGTGAGGATCAAGTGACACAGCAGCTGCTCACACACGTTCCTGATGACAGGAAAGA AATCCTGGCCGGCTTTATAGTGGGTCTGTTCAACCTCTATGAGGACCTCTATTTCACCTACCTGGAGATCAACCCTTTAG TCGTTACCCAGGATGCTGTTTACATCCTGGACATGGCAGCTAAGATTGATGCCACAGCTGATTATATCTGCAAGGCCAAGTGGGGGAATGTGGAGTTTCCACCACCTTTTGGTAGAGAGGCCTATCCAGAG GAGGCCTATATAGCTGATCTGGATGCAAAGAGTGGAGCCAGTCTCAAGCTGACGCTACTAAACCCTCGTGGCAGGATCTGGACAATGGTGGCAGGGGGAGGTGCTTCTGTAGTATACAG CGACACCATCTGTGACTTGGGCGGTGTGGACGAGCTCGCAAACTATGGCGAGTACTCTGGTGCACCCAGCGAGCAGCAGACCTATGACTATGCCAAAACTATCCTGTCCCTCATGACTCGTGAAAAACACCCAGAAG GCAAGGTGCTGATCATTGGAGGAAGTATTGCCAACTTTACCAATGTTGCAGCCACCTTCAAG GGCATCGTTAGGGCCATCAAAGACTACCAAGGTCCTCTGAAGGAGCATGAGGTCACCATCTTTGTTCGACGTGGTGGCCCCAACTACCAGGAGGGGCTCAGGGTGATGGGGGAAGTGG ggAAGACCACTGGTATTCCTATCCATGTGTTTGGAACAGAGACCCATATGACCGCCATTGTTGGTATGGCCCTGGGACACAAGCCCATCCCCAACCAGCCGCCAGTAGATGCACATACTGCCAACTTCCTCCTGAATTCAAGCAACAATGTCATG ACTCCGGCTACCACAAGGACCGCCTCTTTCTCTGAATCCAGGATGTCCAATGATATCACTCCTGCCAAAAGGTGTAAAGCAGGTCGTTCAGCAG CCAAAGCCACCACGCTCTTCAGCAAACACACCAAGGCAGTCATCTGGGGAATGCAGACGCGAGCTGTACAAGGAATGCTGGACTTTGACTATGTCTGCTCCCGAGAGGAACCCTCAGTAGCCGCCATGGTTTACCCATTCAC tgGGGATCACAAGCAGAAATTTTACTGGGGCCACAAAGAGATCCTGTTGCCGGTCTACAAGAACATGGCCGATGCCATGAAGAAGCACCCCGGGGTGGACGTGCTGATCAGCTTTGCGTCACTGCGCTCAGCCTTCGACAGCACCATGGAGGTCATGAAGTTCCCGCAG ATTCACACCATCGCCATAATTGCTGAGGGCATCCCTGAAGCTCAGACCAGGAAGATGATCAAGAAGGCGGACGAGAAAGGCGTCACTATCATTGGCCCAGCCACA GTTGGTGGCATCAAGCCGGGTTGTTTCAAGATAGGCAACACCGGTGGCATGCTGGATAACATTCTCGCTTCCAAGCTTTATCGTCCAGGCAGCGTTGCGTACGTGTCGCGTTCAGGGGGCATGTCCAACGAGCTGAACAACATCATCTCTCGTACTACTGACGGCGTCTACGAGGGTGTGGCCATCGGAGGAGACAG ATACCCGGGCTCCACATTTATGGACCACGTCCTTCGCTACCAGGACACTCCAGGGGTTAAGATGATCGTGGTGCTGGGAGAG ATTGGTGGCACAGAGGAGTACAAAATCTGCCAAGGTATCAAAGAGGGCACGATCACCAAACCAGTGGTGTGCTGGTGTATCGGAACCTGCGCTACCATGTTTGCATCAGAG GTCCAATTCGGCCATGCCGGAGCATGTGCCAACCAAGCAACGGAGACTGCAGTGGCCAAGAACCAGGCCCTGAGGGAAGCCGGAGCTTATGTACCTAAGAGCTTTGACGAGCTGGGTGATGTCATCAG GACTGTTTATGATGAACTGGTGGCCAGTGGGACCATTGTTCCTGCCCAGGAGGTGCCGCCCCCAACTGTACCCATGGATTACTCTTGGGCCAGG GAATTAGGCCTGATCCGTAAACCAGCCTCCTTCATGACCAGCATCTGTGACGAGCGAGGCCAGGAGCTCATCTACGCCGGCATGCCCATCACTGAGGTCTTCAAAGAGGAGATGGGTTTAGGAGGAGTGTTGGGACTGCTCTGGTTCCAACGCAG GTTGCCACGCTATGCCTGCCAGTTCGTTGAGATGTGCCTGATGGTGACTGCTGACCATGGGCCTGCTGTCTCTGGGGCACACAACACCATCGTCTGTGCACGAGCTGGGAAGGACCTCATCTCTAGCCTCACGTCTGGCCTGCTCACTATC GGAGACCGTTTTGGCGGGGCACTCGATGCAGCCGCTAAGCAGTTTAGCAAGGCCTTTGATAGCGGCATGCTGCCTATGGAGTTTGTcaacaagatgaagaaggaTGGCAAGCTCATCATGGGCATTGGACACCGCGTCAAATCA ATCAACAACCCGGACATGCGGGTGCAGATACTCAAGGACTTTGTGAAGCAGCATTTTCCTTCTACTCATCTGCTTGACTACGCCTTAGATGTGGAGAAGATCACCACCTCCAAG AAACCCAACCTTATCCTCAATGTAGATGGTTTTATTGGTGTTGCCTTCGTGGACCTACTTAGGACCTGTGGTGGCTTCACACG